A stretch of the SAR86 cluster bacterium genome encodes the following:
- a CDS encoding antibiotic biosynthesis monooxygenase, with product MTVSVILEGTLKDGEIEKFTGICKKAFEVTRAFDGCQGIDLTYNTENPKNWIFTEVWDSKQHYEKYLQFRTEDGTLDAVASLCEDAPSIRIFDIIPT from the coding sequence ATGACAGTAAGTGTGATATTGGAAGGGACTCTAAAAGATGGAGAAATAGAAAAATTTACTGGGATATGTAAAAAGGCATTTGAGGTCACGAGGGCCTTTGATGGATGTCAGGGAATTGATTTAACTTACAATACAGAAAATCCTAAAAATTGGATCTTTACAGAAGTCTGGGATTCTAAGCAACATTATGAGAAATATCTACAATTCAGAACCGAAGACGGAACTCTAGATGCTGTTGCTTCGTTATGTGAAGATGCTCCTTCAATTAGAATATTTGACATTATTCCAACCTAA
- a CDS encoding metal-sensitive transcriptional regulator, translating into MKNPCHKEEIPSLNRIEGQIRGIANMIDDDKYCIDILNQIKAVRNAIAGVEGRILKKHMKECVREALSDEKDFDDKVEEILKTLKRQT; encoded by the coding sequence ATGAAAAATCCATGCCATAAAGAAGAAATTCCTAGTCTTAACAGGATTGAGGGGCAAATTCGTGGAATTGCCAACATGATTGATGACGATAAATATTGCATTGATATACTCAATCAAATCAAAGCAGTTAGAAATGCTATTGCGGGTGTTGAAGGAAGAATATTAAAAAAACACATGAAAGAATGTGTTAGAGAAGCATTAAGTGACGAAAAGGATTTTGATGATAAGGTTGAAGAAATATTAAAAACACTAAAAAGGCAAACTTAA